The following proteins are co-located in the Colletotrichum lupini chromosome 4, complete sequence genome:
- a CDS encoding arginine biosynthesis ArgJ, with translation MAQPVKRFPGHLAQFVRCYSVSAESIPAAKKKYVPTEGTYPKGFQASGILVGVKPGNKTKPDLALLSSDRPCAAAAVFTKNKFQAAPVTFSRDLLKKKANRGIRSVLINSGCANAVTGKGGLEDASLMASAADKVVGGEGDASSTIVMSTGVIGQRLPIAKIVDNVPAAQGALGSSHKHWLSFATAICTTDTFPKLMSKTFTLPSSPNVEYRIAGTTKGAGMIHPNMATLLGVVATDAPISPAVMPSVLKHAVDRSFNSITIDGDTSTNDTLALLANGAAGGKEISSVDSPDYAAFQQVLTDFSIDLAKLIVRDGEGATKFVTIRVVESASEEAARKIASTIARSPLVKTALYGRDANWGRILCATGYSLVSEPGQAVNDVPEVTPEKTNVSFVPTDGTPELKLLVNGEPEMVDEARASEILELEDLEILVRLGTGDKEATYWTCDYSHEYITINGTGKVSRRPEDRAEASGLGAGTAIGGRHDWRSPATVTRRSGTTALSLRGVRTFSFSTQRMSPAIRQKPTATNLGRGLGPFSDAEGGGGGSKAATPGSPPFGGPYSLGSSRLNLGLPARPIARLPYDETKHSSFKKGVDIHAQLTLSPIFCISVLFHISKTSQIPNSETNQSYDVQSPSHPVTAFQVLDRLSDRAKEALDLVAKFVEEECIPADPVLDAQIGQGDARWDHHPAIVDDLKVKARKLGLWNMFLPKGHYKESPGFTNLEYGLMAEWLGKSRVASEAVNCAAPDTGNMEVLAKYGNEEQKAKWLKPLMEGQIRSAFLMTEPEVASSDATNIQLSMRKEGNEYVLNGSKWWSSGAGDPRCSVYIVMGKSDANNKDPYRQQSVILVPADTKGITIHRMLQVYGYDDAPHGHGHVSFKDVRVPASNLVLGEGRGFEIIQGRLGPGRIHHAMRTIGAAERALEWMLMRINDPTKTPFGKQLKEHGVILEWVAKSRIEIDAARLVVLNAAIRMDDLGPKKALKEIAEAKVLVPQTALTVIDRAIQSFGAAGVCQDTPLAGMWANIRTLRLADGPDEVHLQQLGKNENKRGKEVTDKIQWQKQKTEQLHAQYKTSTFQPGAKITKSKLIDNWDERSDLQPVGPPPLHFKRSCGIKVREVTLLVTLEMGTLDSSGPFMPAALTTDATSLFPRWDGRWGQSHSTDRELELMGKKDVMARNHSWQHKVRGAGLGVSWCLLFLNTEYGYILHSDGAVAVSISPLPRQHPRKFVYFDTRQLLHPLYHPTCARQGLFVAFQRKHPLSTKTFFLLYIGTQATDHPNPPPALYTSIFLYHPTANQTRTNHPSIHTQTLKHTLCAFSFTHRAVEPPSEYTAQAQHCALHIQQPNQTTTPLKPQANMSPNVLGDKDVNATVVVSDPQSTKDLKSMEYHRQVLQNKMAQEKYDKLQPRSSNKNKTLNSIVLDRSKTYISPSDNIMSPCTAKLSALRNKQVGKVKPKSLFAQTSAKKLRSDAAVFGDQAGTPTKDSAF, from the exons ATGGCGCAACCCGTCAAGAGGTTTCCCGGCCACTTGGCTCAGTTCGTGAGGTGCTACTCAGTCTCCGCCGAGAGCATTCCGGCCGCCAAGAAGAAGTACGTCCCGACGGAGGGCACCTATCCCAAGGGCTTCCAGGCCTCTGGTATTCTCGTTGGCGTGAAGCCGGGAAACAAGACGAAGCCCGATCTCGCTCTTCTCAGCTCAGACCGGCCctgtgccgccgccgccgtcttcACCAAGAACAAGTTCCAGGCGGCGCCCGTCACCTTCAGCAGGGACTTACTCAAGAAGAAGGCCAACCGCGGCATCCGCAGCGTTCTCATCAACTCGGGATGCGCCAATGCCGTCACCGGAAAGGGAGGTCTCGAGGATGCTTCTCTGATGGCCAGCGCAGCCGATAAGGTTGTCGGAGGGGAGGGCGATGCGTCATCCACCATTGTCATGAGCACAGGAGTCATTGGACAGAGGCTGCCCATTGCCAAGATTGTCGATAACGTCCCAGCTGCCCAGGGAGCTCTGGGCTCCTCTCACAAGCACTGGCTGAGCTTTGCTACCGCCATCTGCACGACCGATACGTTCCCGAAACTCATGTCAAAGACCTTCACGCTGCCTTCGTCACCAAATGTTGAATACCGCATCGCTGGAACCACCAAGGGCGCGGGTATGATTCACCCCAATATGGCCACCCTTCTCGGAGTTGTTGCCACGGACGCGCCCATCTCGCCCGCTGTCATGCCTTCCGTCCTCAAGCACGCCGTCGACCGCTCATTCAACAGCATCACCATTGACGGAGACACTTCGACCAACGACACTCTCGCTCTGCTCGCCAACGGTGCTGCCGGCGGCAAGGAAATCTCCTCCGTGGACTCACCCGACTACGCCGCCTTCCAGCAGGTCCTGACCGACTTCTCCATCGACCTGGCCAAGCTCATCGTCCGCGACGGCGAGGGCGCCACCAAGTTCGTCACCATCCGCGTCGTCGAGTCCGCCAGCGAGGAGGCTGCGCGCAAGATTGCCAGCACCATTGCCAGGTCGCCCCTCGTGAAGACTGCGCTGTACGGACGGGACGCCAACTGGGGCCGCATCCTGTGCGCGACCGGCTACTCGCTCGTGTCGGAGCCCGGCCAGGCCGTCAATGACGTCCCCGAGGTCACGCCCGAGAAGACCAACGTCTCGTTCGTCCCTACCGACGGCACGCCTGAGCTGAAGCTCTTGGTCAACGGCGAGCCGGAGATGGTCGACGAGGCCAGGGCCTCGGAGATTTTGGAGCTGGAGGATCTAGAGATCTTGGTGAGGCTGGGAACTGGCGACAAGGAGGCAACATACTGGACTTGCGATTACAGTCACGAGTACATTACCATCAACG GCACCGGGAAAGTATCCCGCCGGCCTGAAGACCGCGCCGAGGCATCGGGGTTGGGTGCGGGCACTGCTATTGGAGGCCGGCACGACTGGCGCTCCCCCGCAACGGTGACGCGCCGAAGTGGCACCACCGCATTATCCTTACGGGGTGTCCGTACTTTCAGTTTT TCAACCCAAAGGATGAGCCCAGCTATACGGCAGAAACCCACCGCTACAAATCTGGGGAGGGGCCTGGGGCCATTCTCAGACGCAGAGGGCGGAGGCGGAGGTTCAAAGGCGGCTACCCCAGGATCCCCACCTTTTGGGGGTCCCTACTCCCTAGGCAGCTCCAGACTCAACCTCGGCTTGCCGGCTCGTCCCATTGCTCGTCTACCGTACGATGAGACTAAACACTCCTCGTTCAAAAAGGGAGTAGATATCCATGCCCAATTGACGTTGTCCCCCATTTTCTGCATCTCTGTACTCTTCCATATCTCCAAAACCTCGCAAATTCCCAACTCTGAGACGAATCAATCTT ATGACGTCCAGAGTCCCAGCCATC CTGTCACCGCCTTCCAGGTCCTGGATCGCCTCAGCGATCGCGCCAAAGAGGCGCTTGATCTCGTGGCCAAGTTTGTCGAAGAAGAGTGCATCCC AGCAGACCCCGTCCTAGACGCCCAGATTGGCCAGGGCGACGCGAGATGGGACCACCACCCAGCCATCGTCGACGACCTCAAGGTCAAGGCCAGGAAGTTGGGCCTGTGGAACATGTTCTTGCCAAAGGGCCACTACAAGGAGTCGCCCGGCTTCACGAATCTCGAGTACGGCCTCATGGCCGAGTGGCTCGGCAAGTCGCGCGTCGCCTCCGAGGCCGTCAACTGCGCCGCGCCCGACACGGGTAACATGGAGGTGCTGGCCAAGTACGGAAACGAGGAGCAAAAGGCAAAGTGGCTCAAGCCGTTGATGGAGGGCCAGATCCGCTCCGCGTTTTTGATGACGGAGCCCGAGGTTGCCTCGTCGGACGCGACCAACATTCAGCTCAGCATGCGCAAGGAGGGCAACGAATACGTCCTGAATGGCTCG AAATGGTGGTCCAGCGGTGCAGGTGACCCCAGATGCTCGGTTTACATCGTCATGGGCAAGAGCGACGCAAACAACAAGGACCCCTACAGGCAACAATCCGTCATCCTCGTCCCCGCGGACACAAAGGGCATCACCATCCACCGCATGCTGCAGGTCTACGGCTACGACGATGCGCCCCACGGCCATGGTCACGTTAGCTTCAAGGACGTCAGAGTCCCTGCCAGCAACTTGGTGCTCGGCGAGGGCCGCGGCTTTGAGATTATCCAGGGCAGACTTGGTCCCGGTCGCATCCACCACGCCATGCGTACCATTGGAGCA GCCGAGCGAGCTCTCGAGTGGATGCTGATGCGCATCAACGACCCGACCAAGACGCCGTTCGGCAAGCAGCTTAAGGAGCACGGCGTCATCCTCGAGTGGGTAGCCAAGTCCCGCATCGAGATCGACGCCGCCCGCCTGGTGGTCCTCAACGCGGCCATCAGGATGGACGACCTCGGCCCCAAGAAAGCGCTCAAGGAGATCGCCGAGGCAAAGGTGCTCGTCCCGCAGACGGCGCTGACCGTCATCGACCGCGCCATCCAGTCGTTTGGCGCGGCCGGCGTCTGTCAGGACACGCCGCTGGCGGGCATGTGGGCCAACATTCGCACGCTGCGGCTCGCTGACGGACCGGACGAGGTGCACCTGCAGCAGCTTGGCAAGAACGAGAACAAGAGGGGCAAGGAGGTCACGGACAAGATCCAGTGGCAGAAGCAGAAGACGGAGCAGCTGCATGCGCAGTACAAGACCTCGACGTTCCAACCTGGGGCCAAGATTACCAAGTCCAAGCT GATTGACAATTGGGATGAGAGAAGTGATCTGCAACCCGTTGGCCCGCCGCCGCTCCAT TTCAAGAGATCCTGCGGCATTAAGGTCCGGGAGGTGACGCTGCTAGTTACCTTGGAGATGGGCACGTTGGACAGCTCAGGACCGTTCATGCCGGCAGCATTGACCACAGATGCAACCTCTCTCTTTCCCCGGTGGGACGGGAGATGGGGTCAGAGCCACTCCACAGACCGAGAACTAG AATTGATGGGCAAAAAGGATGTAATGGCAAGGAACCATAGCTGGCAACATAAGGTCCGGGGTGCTGG GCTCGGTGTCTCTTGGTGTCTTTTGTTCCTTaatacggagtacggatacatACTGCATAGTGATGG CGCCGTCGCCGTTTCGATTAGCCCGTTGCCCCGTCAACATCCCAGAAAATTCGTTTACTTCGACACCCGGCAACTGCTCCACCCACTTTACCACCCAACGTGTGCCAGACAGGGCCTTTTCGTTGCTTTCCAA CGCAAGCACCCGTTAAGTACAAAGACCTTCTTCCTTCTCTACATTGGGACCCAAGCCACAGACCATCCAAATCCACCACCAGCACTTTACACATCCATCTTCCTTTACCATCCCACTGCAAACCAGACCAGAACaaaccatccatccatccatacACAGACACTCAAACACACACTTTGCGCCTTCAGCTTCACGCATCGAGCAGTAGAACCACCTTCCGAGTATACAGCACAAGCTCAGCATTGCGCATTGCATATACAGCAACCAAACCAAACCACCACACCACTCAAACCTCAAGCAAACATGTCTCCCAACGTACTCGGCGACAAGGACGTCAACGCCACCGTCGTGGTCAGTGACCCTCAGTCCACCAAGGACCTCAAGAGCATGGAGTACCACCGCCAGGTCCTGCAGAACAAGATGGCCCAAGAGAAGTACGACAAACTACAGCCTCGCAGCAGTAACAAGAACAAAACTCTAAACTCCATTGTCCTCGATAGGTCCAAGACGTACATCTCGCCATCTGACAACATCATGAGCCCTTGCACCGCTAAGCTCAGCGCCCTTCGCAACAAGCAGGTTGGCAA GGTCAAGCCCAAGTCTCTTTTCGCCCAGACTTCTGCCAAGAAGCTCAGAAGCGACGCCGCCGTGTTCGGCGACCAAGCAGGCACGCCTACCAAAGACAGTGCCTTCTAG